The following proteins come from a genomic window of Miscanthus floridulus cultivar M001 chromosome 2, ASM1932011v1, whole genome shotgun sequence:
- the LOC136539743 gene encoding vacuolar cation/proton exchanger 2 isoform X1 translates to MRGSAGAVLDSSRAAASQMMVAEKPALGFQQAHAEGEDELELASPAGSPAPPPRKMHSLDFEHIGSLAAVAESLAPGSRWRRALTSVRVVIFQAKINVLLPFGPLAIMLHYLSGTHQGWVFLFSLIGITPLAERLGYATEQLACYTGPTVGGLLNATFGNATEMIISIYALKNGMIRVVQQSLLGSILSNMLLVLGCAFFAGGLVHSNRDQVFNKASAVVNSGLLLMAVLGLMFPAVLHFTHSEAQYGKSEVTLSRFSSCIMLVAYASYLFFQLKSHRSMYSPIGDEEEATEEEEDEKEITQWEAICWLFILTIWISILSGYLVDAIQGASESLNLPVAFISVILLPIVGNAAEHASAIMFAMKNKLDITLGVAIGSSTQISMFVIPFCVVIGWMMGQEMDLNFQLFETATLFITVLVVAFMLQEGTSNYFKGLMLILCYLIVAASFFVHVDPDATGEN, encoded by the exons ATGCGCGGATCCGCCGGCGCGGTCCTTGATTCGAGCCGGGCCGCGGCCTCGCAGATGATGGTGGCGGAGAAGCCGGCGCTGGGGTTCCAGCAGGCGCACGCGGAGGGGGAGGACGAGCTGGAGCTGGCGTCGCCGGCGggctcgccggcgccgccgccccgGAAGATGCACTCGCTGGACTTCGAGCACATCGGCTCGCTCGCCGCCGTGGCCGAGTCGCTCGCGCCCGGGAGCAGGTGGCGGAGGGCGCTCACCAGCGTGCGCGTCGTCATCTTCCAGGCCAAGATCAACGTGCTCCTCCCCTTCGGCCCGCTCGCCATCATGCTCCACTATCTCTCCGGAACGCAC CAAGGATGGGTTTTCCTTTTCAGCTTAATCGGCATTACCCCGTTGGCCGAGAGATTGGGATACGCAACTGA GCAACTTGCTTGCTACACTGGCCCAACTG TTGGGGGGCTACTGAATGCTACATTTGGAAATGCAACGGAAATGATTATATCAATATATGCACTGAAAAATGGGATGATTCGAGTCGTCCAGCAGTCACTCCTAGGATCAATATTGTCAAATATGCTGCTGGTTCTTGGGTGTGCTTTCTTTGCTGGTGGTCTTGTACATTCTAACAGGGACCAGGTCTTCAACAAG GCATCAGCTGTTGTAAACTCAGGACTACTGTTGATGGCTGTCTTAGGCCTTATGTTCCCAGCAGTGCTTCACTTCACACATTCAGAAGCACAGTATGGAAAATCTGAAGTAACTCTCTCAAGGTTTAGTAGCTGCATCATGCTTGTGGCCTATGCTAGCTATCTATTTTTTCAACTAAAGAGCCACCGCAGTATGTACAGCCCAATTGGTGAT GAAGAAgaagccactgaggaggaggaggatgaaaaGGAGATAACACAATGGGAGGCTATCTGCTGGCTTTTTATATTGACTATTTGGATTTCAATACTCTCAGGGTACCTGGTTGATGCCATCCAG GGTGCGTCTGAATCATTAAACTTGCCAGTAGCCTTTATTAGTGTTATTCTGCTTCCTATTGTGGGGAATGCTGCTGAACATGCGAGTGCCATTATGTTTGCCATGAAAAACAAATTG GACATTACATTGGGAGTTGCGATAGGATCATCAACACAGATCTCCATGTTTGTG ATTCCATTCTGTGTGGTAATTGGCTGGATGATGGGGCAAGAAATGGACTTGAATTTTCAACTGTTTGAGACAGCGACTCTCTTTATAACTGTACTAGTGGTGGCATTCATGCTACAG GAAGGCACATCAAACTATTTTAAAGGCCTTATGCTCATCTTGTGCTACCTCATAGTTGCTGCAAGCTTCTTCGTCCATGTAGATCCTGATGCAA CAGGTGAGAACTAA
- the LOC136539743 gene encoding vacuolar cation/proton exchanger 2 isoform X2, giving the protein MRGSAGAVLDSSRAAASQMMVAEKPALGFQQAHAEGEDELELASPAGSPAPPPRKMHSLDFEHIGSLAAVAESLAPGSRWRRALTSVRVVIFQAKINVLLPFGPLAIMLHYLSGTHQGWVFLFSLIGITPLAERLGYATEQLACYTGPTVGGLLNATFGNATEMIISIYALKNGMIRVVQQSLLGSILSNMLLVLGCAFFAGGLVHSNRDQVFNKASAVVNSGLLLMAVLGLMFPAVLHFTHSEAQYGKSEVTLSRFSSCIMLVAYASYLFFQLKSHRSMYSPIGDEEEATEEEEDEKEITQWEAICWLFILTIWISILSGYLVDAIQGASESLNLPVAFISVILLPIVGNAAEHASAIMFAMKNKLDITLGVAIGSSTQISMFVIPFCVVIGWMMGQEMDLNFQLFETATLFITVLVVAFMLQEGTSNYFKGLMLILCYLIVAASFFVHVDPDASEN; this is encoded by the exons ATGCGCGGATCCGCCGGCGCGGTCCTTGATTCGAGCCGGGCCGCGGCCTCGCAGATGATGGTGGCGGAGAAGCCGGCGCTGGGGTTCCAGCAGGCGCACGCGGAGGGGGAGGACGAGCTGGAGCTGGCGTCGCCGGCGggctcgccggcgccgccgccccgGAAGATGCACTCGCTGGACTTCGAGCACATCGGCTCGCTCGCCGCCGTGGCCGAGTCGCTCGCGCCCGGGAGCAGGTGGCGGAGGGCGCTCACCAGCGTGCGCGTCGTCATCTTCCAGGCCAAGATCAACGTGCTCCTCCCCTTCGGCCCGCTCGCCATCATGCTCCACTATCTCTCCGGAACGCAC CAAGGATGGGTTTTCCTTTTCAGCTTAATCGGCATTACCCCGTTGGCCGAGAGATTGGGATACGCAACTGA GCAACTTGCTTGCTACACTGGCCCAACTG TTGGGGGGCTACTGAATGCTACATTTGGAAATGCAACGGAAATGATTATATCAATATATGCACTGAAAAATGGGATGATTCGAGTCGTCCAGCAGTCACTCCTAGGATCAATATTGTCAAATATGCTGCTGGTTCTTGGGTGTGCTTTCTTTGCTGGTGGTCTTGTACATTCTAACAGGGACCAGGTCTTCAACAAG GCATCAGCTGTTGTAAACTCAGGACTACTGTTGATGGCTGTCTTAGGCCTTATGTTCCCAGCAGTGCTTCACTTCACACATTCAGAAGCACAGTATGGAAAATCTGAAGTAACTCTCTCAAGGTTTAGTAGCTGCATCATGCTTGTGGCCTATGCTAGCTATCTATTTTTTCAACTAAAGAGCCACCGCAGTATGTACAGCCCAATTGGTGAT GAAGAAgaagccactgaggaggaggaggatgaaaaGGAGATAACACAATGGGAGGCTATCTGCTGGCTTTTTATATTGACTATTTGGATTTCAATACTCTCAGGGTACCTGGTTGATGCCATCCAG GGTGCGTCTGAATCATTAAACTTGCCAGTAGCCTTTATTAGTGTTATTCTGCTTCCTATTGTGGGGAATGCTGCTGAACATGCGAGTGCCATTATGTTTGCCATGAAAAACAAATTG GACATTACATTGGGAGTTGCGATAGGATCATCAACACAGATCTCCATGTTTGTG ATTCCATTCTGTGTGGTAATTGGCTGGATGATGGGGCAAGAAATGGACTTGAATTTTCAACTGTTTGAGACAGCGACTCTCTTTATAACTGTACTAGTGGTGGCATTCATGCTACAG GAAGGCACATCAAACTATTTTAAAGGCCTTATGCTCATCTTGTGCTACCTCATAGTTGCTGCAAGCTTCTTCGTCCATGTAGATCCTGATGCAA GTGAGAACTAA